From one Paenibacillus sp. FSL K6-1330 genomic stretch:
- a CDS encoding SRPBCC family protein, which translates to MTIGENELIASREYDVPRELVFQAWTTPGLLAKWWGPQGFTNTFHECDMRPGGTWKFTMHGPDGVDYPNHNVFVEIVPTERVVIDHLNVHEFRVTATFEGFDGRTRVTFRQLFKKKEEFEQAKPICIEANKQQLDRLGKVLAELADSPVKLN; encoded by the coding sequence ATGACTATAGGTGAGAATGAACTTATTGCTTCGCGCGAGTACGATGTCCCACGGGAGCTTGTATTTCAGGCATGGACGACCCCTGGTTTATTGGCAAAGTGGTGGGGGCCGCAAGGCTTCACGAATACGTTTCACGAATGCGATATGAGGCCGGGAGGTACGTGGAAGTTCACCATGCACGGACCGGATGGCGTGGATTATCCTAACCATAACGTCTTTGTTGAGATTGTGCCGACGGAGCGGGTCGTGATTGATCATCTAAACGTTCATGAATTTCGGGTAACGGCTACCTTCGAGGGCTTCGATGGCCGCACCAGGGTCACCTTCCGTCAACTTTTTAAGAAAAAAGAGGAGTTTGAACAAGCTAAGCCCATCTGCATAGAAGCTAATAAACAGCAGCTTGACCGACTTGGCAAGGTGCTGGCGGAATTGGCCGATAGCCCTGTTAAACTGAACTAG
- a CDS encoding alpha/beta fold hydrolase, translated as MKINVSAPTPVVSVKPVMLSAPDRGEDLQVRVSAPAIGSELPIIVFSHGYGWSLDGYGPLADFWAAHGFVVIQPTHLDSRTLNLPPDDPRTPRIWRFRVEDLKRILDQLDLIEASVPGLSGRLDRSRIAAAGHSWGGQTVSMLLGARVLDNHGEPGEDMSDSRIKAGVLLATTGKGGADLSPFAAEHFPFMNPSFADMSTPTLVVAGDHDQSQLSTRGPDWFTDPYFLSSGSKSLLTLFGAEHSLGGIPGYSVAETTDESPERVALIQQLTLAYLRNALDLDDSSWPAARAALENSAIPLGRIESK; from the coding sequence ATGAAAATCAACGTTAGTGCGCCTACTCCAGTCGTCTCGGTGAAGCCGGTCATGCTATCAGCCCCGGACCGTGGTGAGGATCTGCAAGTGCGAGTGTCTGCGCCCGCGATTGGGAGTGAATTGCCTATTATTGTTTTCTCGCACGGCTATGGCTGGTCGTTGGACGGCTACGGCCCGTTGGCCGACTTCTGGGCTGCTCACGGCTTCGTCGTCATTCAACCCACCCATCTCGACTCGAGGACACTGAACCTTCCTCCTGATGATCCCCGTACACCACGGATCTGGCGTTTCCGAGTCGAGGACCTGAAGCGCATCCTCGACCAGCTTGATCTTATTGAAGCTTCCGTTCCCGGTCTCAGTGGGCGCCTCGATCGAAGCCGCATCGCCGCAGCCGGACACTCCTGGGGAGGCCAAACGGTGAGCATGCTGCTCGGCGCGCGAGTCCTCGATAACCACGGCGAGCCGGGAGAGGACATGTCCGACTCGCGGATCAAGGCGGGTGTGCTGCTTGCCACGACTGGCAAGGGTGGAGCTGACTTGAGTCCGTTCGCGGCAGAGCACTTCCCCTTCATGAACCCGAGCTTCGCGGACATGAGCACGCCGACCCTCGTGGTAGCGGGGGACCATGACCAGTCTCAACTGTCCACTCGGGGGCCGGACTGGTTCACGGACCCGTACTTCCTGAGCTCGGGCAGCAAGAGCCTGCTCACTCTCTTCGGGGCAGAGCACTCGCTCGGCGGGATTCCCGGTTACAGCGTCGCGGAGACGACGGACGAGAGCCCCGAACGAGTCGCCCTCATTCAGCAGCTCACGTTGGCCTACCTTCGAAATGCGCTCGACCTCGACGATTCCAGCTGGCCGGCAGCTCGTGCGGCTCTGGAAAATAGCGCCATCCCGCTGGGTCGTATTGAGTCCAAGTAA
- a CDS encoding TMEM175 family protein, translated as MKANRMEAFSDGVLAIIITIMVLEFKVPEGHDWHALVELGPKIISYIFSFVYVGIYWNNHHHLLHMVRTMNGRLMWLNLLLLFWLSLVPFTTAWMGESHFAPTPTALYGIILLLAAFSYWLLQRMIMNQHSGDSSFIGAIGKDWKGKLSPLLYLTAALTAYVSVWISGFFFVLVAVIWFMPDKRIEHALRSH; from the coding sequence TTGAAAGCGAATCGGATGGAAGCATTCAGCGATGGCGTGTTGGCCATTATTATTACGATCATGGTGCTGGAATTCAAAGTGCCGGAAGGCCATGACTGGCATGCGCTAGTTGAACTTGGACCAAAAATTATTAGTTATATTTTCAGTTTCGTATATGTCGGTATCTACTGGAACAATCATCATCATCTGCTGCATATGGTTCGAACGATGAATGGACGGTTGATGTGGCTCAACTTGCTGCTCTTATTCTGGCTATCCCTTGTGCCGTTCACGACAGCTTGGATGGGGGAAAGCCATTTTGCACCCACTCCAACGGCGCTGTACGGGATTATTTTATTGCTAGCGGCGTTCTCGTACTGGCTGCTTCAGCGCATGATTATGAACCAGCATTCCGGCGATTCCTCATTCATCGGAGCGATAGGAAAAGATTGGAAGGGAAAACTATCTCCTTTACTCTACTTGACTGCGGCCTTGACCGCTTATGTGAGTGTTTGGATATCCGGCTTCTTTTTCGTACTTGTTGCCGTAATCTGGTTCATGCCGGATAAGCGAATCGAGCACGCCTTGAGAAGCCACTAA
- a CDS encoding helix-turn-helix domain-containing protein, which produces MQYRCSSVCCSSLIEKIPSVTSRSNRIEYAKTCLLKNRKALISEIALDSGFVNDAQFCSMFKRATGMTPTKYREQVSANTSYNNKIKKTPT; this is translated from the coding sequence ATGCAGTATCGGTGTTCCAGCGTTTGCTGCAGCTCGTTAATCGAAAAAATTCCATCAGTGACGAGCCGATCAAATAGAATAGAATATGCAAAAACATGTCTTCTAAAAAATCGGAAAGCACTGATCTCTGAAATTGCCCTAGACTCTGGGTTTGTCAACGATGCACAATTTTGCAGTATGTTCAAGCGGGCAACTGGTATGACCCCGACAAAATATCGTGAGCAGGTTAGCGCTAATACCTCGTATAATAATAAGATTAAGAAGACCCCAACCTAA
- a CDS encoding DoxX family protein, whose amino-acid sequence MNIAIWIIQGLAALGFVYSGWLKAFQYEKAKESWVWVKDVSKEFVVFIGLAELFGALGIILPQALNIAPVLTPIAATGLAAVVLFGALYHVSRKEYREIGVNIVFFALTVLVAISRF is encoded by the coding sequence ATGAATATCGCAATATGGATCATTCAAGGGCTTGCAGCACTAGGTTTTGTCTACTCAGGGTGGTTAAAGGCATTTCAGTATGAAAAAGCCAAAGAGTCTTGGGTTTGGGTAAAAGACGTTTCAAAAGAGTTCGTCGTCTTTATCGGGCTAGCAGAATTGTTCGGGGCACTTGGAATCATTCTGCCCCAAGCGTTGAATATTGCACCTGTATTGACGCCAATTGCTGCAACCGGACTTGCCGCAGTCGTTCTTTTCGGCGCCTTATACCATGTTTCACGTAAAGAATATAGAGAAATCGGCGTGAACATTGTCTTCTTCGCGTTAACAGTGCTTGTTGCGATCAGTCGTTTTTAA
- a CDS encoding MarR family transcriptional regulator: protein MRIWHMWKGSFQSIFGRVIKEMAEHTGLSEGDYGVLDRLDLLGNGSLRQQELADSMDWDKSRLSHHLTRMEKRRLVMRKPLDTDRGVQVVITSAGKSALDDARPIVSKAIRKHFLDQLTDQDIESITKLAERTKTGSSASCEAPPT from the coding sequence ATGCGAATATGGCATATGTGGAAAGGCTCCTTTCAGAGCATCTTCGGTCGCGTAATAAAAGAGATGGCGGAGCACACAGGACTATCAGAGGGTGATTATGGGGTATTGGATCGGTTAGACCTTTTGGGGAACGGCAGCCTTCGCCAACAGGAATTGGCCGACTCGATGGATTGGGATAAGAGTCGATTATCACATCATCTGACGCGGATGGAAAAACGCAGACTTGTGATGAGGAAACCATTAGACACTGATCGCGGTGTTCAAGTCGTCATCACTTCCGCTGGAAAATCGGCATTGGATGATGCCCGTCCCATAGTCTCCAAGGCAATACGCAAACATTTCCTTGATCAATTAACGGATCAAGACATTGAGTCGATTACTAAGCTGGCGGAAAGGACGAAAACAGGGTCTTCAGCGTCTTGTGAAGCCCCGCCGACATGA
- a CDS encoding imm68 putative immunity domain-containing protein, whose product MYISKWWGDLIGGSDDSLALIDYLEQLDSTDVTLNQILEDLGFDVLLSEGDLVNGGSIGFDMKNANGTFRAELDIASSVLMDLSAIVLESYKSGYVDLHDLDEARQPCKLYIDASEEKRNLLRDELYKFSRNPLTYELAELVPADDMRELAEKAKMIADELV is encoded by the coding sequence ATGTACATAAGCAAATGGTGGGGAGATTTAATTGGCGGTTCAGATGATTCGCTGGCATTAATAGACTATTTGGAACAATTGGACTCAACGGATGTGACGCTCAATCAGATTTTAGAGGACTTGGGTTTCGATGTTCTGCTTTCTGAGGGGGACTTGGTAAACGGCGGAAGTATTGGGTTTGATATGAAAAATGCTAATGGCACGTTTCGAGCAGAACTTGATATTGCCAGCTCAGTTCTAATGGATCTTTCAGCCATCGTGTTGGAGTCTTATAAATCAGGCTATGTCGATTTGCATGATTTGGATGAGGCTAGGCAGCCGTGCAAGCTTTATATAGATGCCTCCGAAGAAAAGAGGAACCTGCTTCGGGACGAATTGTACAAATTTTCCCGTAATCCGCTGACTTACGAATTAGCCGAGCTTGTTCCGGCCGATGATATGAGAGAGCTTGCGGAAAAGGCAAAAATGATCGCGGATGAGCTGGTATAA
- a CDS encoding helix-turn-helix transcriptional regulator: MSDLMKMVGEGIRHFRKLRGLSQEELASKAEVHETYIGKLERSEKVCSVVVLDKITKALNLSMVEFFNYIQPVSGEASESTLVEIVNRLRSRSESEQKRILKVIDAMLDDPLS, translated from the coding sequence GTGAGTGATTTGATGAAGATGGTAGGGGAAGGCATTCGGCACTTCCGAAAACTACGTGGGCTAAGCCAGGAGGAACTTGCAAGTAAGGCTGAGGTACACGAAACGTATATTGGTAAGCTGGAGCGTTCTGAAAAAGTATGTTCCGTTGTGGTACTGGATAAAATTACGAAAGCGCTCAATCTTTCGATGGTGGAGTTTTTTAATTATATCCAGCCTGTGAGCGGAGAGGCGAGCGAGTCTACACTCGTAGAAATTGTGAACAGGCTCCGAAGCAGAAGTGAAAGTGAGCAAAAGAGGATATTGAAAGTCATCGACGCAATGCTGGACGATCCGTTGAGTTGA
- a CDS encoding saccharopine dehydrogenase family protein, which translates to MGKALIIGAGGVASVAIHKCVQNSEVFEEICIASRTKSKCDELKAKLEGGKTKITTAQVDANNVDELIALINEVKPDIVMNLALPYQDLTIMDACLATKTHYMDTANYEPEDTAKFEYKWQWDYRERFEKAGITALLGSGFDPGVTGVFSAYALKHYFDEIEYIDILDCNGGDHGYPFATNFNPEINIREVSANGRYWENGKWIETKPMEIKREYNFAEVGQKDMYLLYHEELESLAQNMPGLKRIRFFMTFGQSYLMHLKALENVGMTSIEPIEYEGKQIIPLQFLKAVLPDPASLGPRTVGKTNIGCIFKGKKDGQDKTYYVYNVCDHQECYKEVGSQAISYTTGVPAMIGAAMVMTGKWNKPGVFNIEEFDPDPFMEELNKWGLPWVEDFNPVLVDALPEEAKQPELVR; encoded by the coding sequence ATGGGAAAAGCACTAATCATTGGCGCCGGCGGCGTAGCATCTGTAGCCATTCATAAATGCGTTCAAAACAGCGAGGTTTTCGAAGAAATCTGTATCGCCAGCCGTACGAAATCCAAATGCGATGAGCTGAAAGCAAAATTGGAGGGTGGCAAAACCAAAATTACGACCGCACAGGTCGATGCAAACAACGTAGATGAGCTGATCGCTCTGATAAACGAAGTCAAACCGGATATCGTCATGAACCTGGCTCTGCCTTACCAAGATTTGACGATCATGGATGCTTGCCTGGCCACCAAAACGCACTATATGGATACGGCAAACTATGAGCCGGAAGATACGGCGAAATTCGAATACAAATGGCAATGGGATTACCGCGAACGCTTTGAAAAAGCAGGAATCACAGCTCTTTTGGGCAGCGGATTCGATCCAGGCGTAACTGGCGTATTCTCCGCTTATGCGCTGAAACACTATTTTGACGAAATCGAGTATATCGACATTCTGGATTGCAACGGCGGGGATCACGGCTATCCTTTCGCAACCAACTTCAACCCTGAAATCAACATCCGTGAAGTGTCCGCTAACGGACGCTATTGGGAAAACGGGAAATGGATCGAAACGAAGCCGATGGAAATTAAGCGTGAATATAACTTCGCTGAAGTCGGCCAGAAGGATATGTATCTGCTCTACCATGAAGAGCTTGAATCCCTTGCGCAAAACATGCCTGGACTGAAACGCATCCGTTTCTTCATGACTTTCGGTCAAAGCTATCTCATGCACTTAAAGGCGCTTGAGAACGTAGGAATGACTTCCATCGAACCGATCGAATACGAAGGAAAACAAATCATTCCGCTTCAATTCCTGAAAGCCGTACTCCCGGACCCGGCTTCCCTGGGACCTCGGACAGTGGGCAAGACGAACATCGGCTGTATCTTTAAAGGAAAAAAAGACGGCCAAGACAAGACGTACTACGTCTACAATGTTTGCGACCATCAAGAGTGCTATAAAGAAGTGGGCTCCCAAGCCATCTCCTATACAACTGGCGTGCCTGCCATGATCGGCGCGGCGATGGTCATGACGGGCAAATGGAATAAACCGGGCGTATTCAATATCGAAGAGTTCGATCCGGATCCATTCATGGAAGAGCTGAACAAATGGGGACTTCCATGGGTAGAAGACTTCAACCCGGTGCTTGTTGACGCATTGCCTGAAGAAGCGAAACAGCCGGAGCTCGTTCGCTAA
- a CDS encoding MerR family transcriptional regulator translates to MKRHWKVGDLAKLTGLTVRTLRFYDQIGLFSPSGQTESGHRLYNELDLSRLHQILSLKELGLSLVEIKSALTGGQISPLEIVGLQINQIQEQIKQQQKLLEQLRHVSKLMQGKSELTVEDFTSLLQAMKNGFEKPVIERQTSWGRHLDLLGDFLAEESGNPEHKEENQ, encoded by the coding sequence ATGAAGAGACATTGGAAGGTCGGTGATCTTGCCAAGCTGACGGGGCTTACCGTACGAACCTTGCGGTTTTATGATCAAATCGGGTTGTTCTCTCCGTCAGGACAAACGGAATCCGGCCACAGGCTTTACAATGAATTGGACTTGTCACGATTACACCAGATATTATCGCTTAAGGAGCTGGGGTTATCTCTCGTGGAGATTAAGTCGGCCTTAACTGGCGGGCAGATCAGTCCGCTTGAGATCGTGGGCCTGCAGATAAATCAAATCCAAGAACAGATCAAGCAGCAACAGAAACTATTGGAGCAGCTCAGACATGTATCCAAGCTTATGCAGGGCAAATCTGAATTAACGGTTGAAGATTTCACGAGCCTTCTGCAAGCGATGAAGAACGGATTTGAGAAACCGGTCATTGAGCGGCAAACCAGTTGGGGGCGACATTTGGACCTTTTGGGAGACTTTCTTGCCGAGGAGAGCGGAAATCCGGAACATAAGGAGGAAAATCAATGA
- a CDS encoding GDSL-type esterase/lipase family protein → MTAELIASLETCIFELEPSQIFINIGTNDISAPDYILENLLANYDEILTRIAERLPDCKVYVMAYYPVNAEAEFPFVPRASMDEVFQNRTNEAIRKANQAVEQLAVKHGYTFIDVNEGLTDSEGNLKKEYAIDGIHMFANGYAVILNNLLKYL, encoded by the coding sequence GTGACGGCGGAATTGATAGCGTCGCTGGAGACATGCATTTTCGAACTGGAGCCTTCTCAAATTTTTATCAACATCGGTACCAACGATATCAGCGCGCCTGATTATATATTGGAAAACTTACTGGCAAACTATGACGAAATTTTGACTCGAATTGCTGAAAGGCTACCGGATTGCAAGGTGTACGTCATGGCGTATTATCCCGTAAATGCCGAGGCTGAATTTCCTTTCGTGCCCAGAGCTTCGATGGATGAGGTGTTCCAGAATCGGACGAATGAGGCCATCCGGAAAGCCAACCAAGCGGTTGAGCAGCTTGCGGTGAAGCACGGATATACATTTATTGACGTAAACGAAGGACTGACGGATAGCGAGGGTAACTTAAAAAAGGAATACGCCATCGACGGGATCCATATGTTTGCTAACGGATATGCCGTCATTTTAAACAACCTGCTGAAATACCTTTAA
- a CDS encoding cupin domain-containing protein has protein sequence MSNHDAEYYISKLGLEPHPEGGYYKRTFESEEKTSDQELSVSFEGTRLLYTSIYFLLGSNDLSHFHRLKSDELWYYHAGGPLTVHVIDENGEYKEFKLGINLDKGEVPQVLVPKNCIFGSSVKDQDTFSLVGCMVSPGFEFRDFELFTQDELFAKYPQHKDVIMKLAYEVIPV, from the coding sequence ATGAGTAATCATGATGCAGAGTATTATATATCCAAGCTTGGGCTTGAACCCCATCCAGAGGGCGGATATTACAAAAGAACGTTTGAATCTGAGGAAAAAACTTCAGATCAAGAATTGTCCGTTTCCTTTGAAGGAACAAGATTGCTTTATACAAGCATCTACTTTTTATTAGGCTCAAATGACCTCTCCCATTTCCATCGTTTGAAATCCGATGAACTATGGTATTATCACGCGGGAGGTCCATTAACAGTACATGTTATTGATGAGAATGGAGAATATAAGGAGTTTAAATTAGGAATAAACTTGGATAAAGGAGAAGTCCCGCAAGTGTTAGTCCCAAAAAATTGTATCTTTGGTTCATCTGTTAAGGATCAAGATACCTTCTCATTAGTAGGGTGCATGGTTTCACCTGGTTTTGAGTTTCGGGACTTTGAGTTATTTACACAGGACGAGCTCTTTGCTAAATACCCACAGCATAAAGATGTCATCATGAAGTTAGCCTATGAAGTGATTCCAGTTTAG
- a CDS encoding SRPBCC family protein has protein sequence MNERFVKHGTFVVERTYAASPERVYHAWADPIAKAKWFSKPDIFDFRVGGREYSSGGPPEGPIFTFDACYQELVPEQRIVYTYTLDSGGVRFSVSITTVELIKVEGGTNLIFTEQGAFFDGHDTPEIREHGTNIMLDTLGKVVEGEVGT, from the coding sequence ATGAACGAACGATTCGTCAAGCATGGAACCTTTGTCGTGGAGCGGACTTATGCCGCTTCGCCGGAGAGGGTTTATCACGCATGGGCTGATCCGATTGCCAAAGCCAAGTGGTTTTCGAAGCCAGACATCTTTGATTTCCGGGTTGGAGGGCGCGAGTACAGCAGCGGCGGGCCGCCCGAAGGGCCGATCTTTACCTTCGACGCCTGCTACCAGGAGCTTGTTCCAGAGCAGCGCATTGTCTATACGTACACACTGGATTCGGGCGGCGTACGCTTCTCCGTGTCGATCACAACGGTCGAGCTTATCAAGGTGGAGGGCGGTACGAATTTGATTTTCACAGAGCAAGGTGCATTCTTTGACGGACATGATACGCCAGAAATACGAGAACACGGTACAAACATCATGTTGGACACACTGGGCAAGGTAGTAGAAGGGGAGGTAGGAACATGA
- a CDS encoding winged helix-turn-helix transcriptional regulator, with product MKEYCKFESALDILVGKWKSVILLQLISNGTMRFSELQKAIPDINKKMLTQQLRELEYNDIVHREVYNQIPPKVEYSISDYGKGLSTVLQALNDWGAAHIEHMNALYGVDRSGNESGTLS from the coding sequence ATGAAAGAGTATTGTAAATTTGAATCAGCCTTGGATATCTTAGTGGGAAAATGGAAATCAGTCATTCTGCTTCAGCTTATTTCGAACGGCACAATGAGATTCAGCGAGCTTCAAAAAGCAATACCAGATATAAACAAAAAGATGCTTACTCAACAATTAAGAGAACTTGAGTATAACGATATCGTACATCGTGAGGTTTATAACCAAATCCCTCCGAAAGTAGAATACTCTATTTCGGATTACGGCAAAGGTTTAAGTACGGTGTTACAGGCATTGAATGATTGGGGTGCGGCCCATATTGAGCACATGAATGCGCTATACGGAGTAGATCGTTCAGGGAATGAATCTGGGACCTTATCATAA
- the nspC gene encoding carboxynorspermidine decarboxylase, producing MRFEELPTPCFVVDEALIEKNLNILNGVMQRTGAKIVLAQKAFSMTAMYPLIGQYLSGTTASGLFEARLGHEEMGKENHVFSPAYREDEIDEIISICDHIVFNSFSQLEKYKTKALAAGRKVGLRINPECSTQEGHEIYDPCSPGSRFGVKREEFRPELLEGVSGLHFHTLCQQNSDDLETTLNAVEDKFGQWLPQMEWINFGGGHHITRDDYDIPRLEACIKRMQEKYGLEVYLEPGEAIALNAGYMVTSVLDIHRNGIEIAIVDTSATCHMPDVLEMPYRPPLVDSGEAGEKPYTYRLGGPTCLTGDVIGDYSFDQPLKNGDRLVFEDMAIYSMVKTNTFNGMPLPAIAVQEKDGNCRVVREFGYQDFKMRLA from the coding sequence ATGCGATTCGAGGAATTACCGACACCCTGTTTTGTCGTCGATGAAGCACTCATCGAAAAAAACCTGAACATTTTGAACGGCGTTATGCAGCGTACGGGAGCCAAGATTGTGCTGGCGCAAAAGGCTTTTTCCATGACCGCCATGTATCCCCTCATCGGACAATACTTAAGCGGCACGACTGCGAGCGGTTTATTCGAAGCGCGGCTGGGTCACGAGGAAATGGGTAAAGAAAATCACGTCTTTTCGCCTGCCTATCGTGAAGATGAAATCGACGAAATTATTTCCATTTGCGACCATATTGTCTTCAATTCCTTCTCCCAGTTGGAAAAGTATAAAACGAAAGCTCTTGCTGCGGGTAGAAAAGTAGGCCTTCGCATCAATCCGGAATGTTCGACGCAAGAGGGACATGAAATCTATGACCCCTGTTCGCCGGGGTCCAGATTTGGCGTGAAACGAGAGGAATTCCGGCCGGAATTGCTCGAAGGCGTTTCAGGACTACACTTCCATACCCTGTGCCAACAGAACTCGGATGATTTGGAGACCACGCTGAATGCGGTCGAAGACAAGTTCGGGCAATGGCTGCCGCAGATGGAATGGATCAATTTCGGTGGCGGTCACCATATCACGAGAGACGACTATGATATCCCGAGACTCGAAGCTTGCATTAAGAGGATGCAGGAGAAATACGGTTTAGAAGTCTACCTCGAACCCGGAGAAGCCATCGCACTCAATGCGGGCTATATGGTCACCTCCGTGCTGGATATCCATCGAAACGGCATTGAGATCGCGATCGTAGACACGTCCGCTACTTGCCATATGCCCGATGTTCTGGAAATGCCTTATCGTCCGCCACTCGTCGATTCGGGCGAAGCCGGGGAGAAGCCATACACCTATCGGCTTGGTGGTCCGACCTGCCTGACGGGTGATGTCATCGGAGACTATTCCTTCGATCAGCCCCTTAAGAACGGTGACAGATTAGTGTTTGAAGATATGGCGATCTACTCCATGGTCAAAACCAACACCTTCAACGGCATGCCGCTGCCGGCCATCGCCGTGCAGGAGAAAGACGGCAATTGCCGCGTCGTACGCGAGTTCGGCTATCAGGATTTTAAGATGAGACTAGCGTAA
- a CDS encoding DUF6138 family protein, which produces MNELQKEALEEMKTAIHKWFDEQENRTNVEEVVLRTTLQVGIFDFVMLDYRPGRTGVDSSKSMGSAAGKKSMKVSPFTREQILHEVQPLLVEIVRERLDKLETSPLINYQFTFQGTFATTDGLVELTVLETVYEAKKRQLLERIQSYIEKKLEKGSYPTKPLETFFLARHLLDPYLFPEPEAAKTIALFDRIQELNKERAQALAEHRRDIIRALTDWAEDVFLPRYYDVTRSEYRSNEYVLKPDAVLENKDEPNQPIDLLLYGAVMIIRYEPNYSKSRGQTFLELAEQLGSGKASRMLKEGSDSFSHDEVNMRHELVECKANDVFSLFTITIRKEEAGAYERAISFILSLLRKGFPKSYKIKLKSSVREYLPIKGLAKSDTHRLFANALAYSELHPLLEEYAREAMVEFEWYEDTEDEKSVMPGSYAVFGLGLSSERYFPLVEAYMDLVDDEHQLVHDKFTAVFAETYGITERSIPTLIVCLLRSHDSLKLKIQSELESEDKLLLLMQQIETLSDDEAERVLYPIWGKLEKLAALARKAQEPRKELLLRLLKAAGID; this is translated from the coding sequence ATGAACGAATTGCAAAAAGAAGCCTTGGAAGAGATGAAAACGGCCATTCATAAATGGTTTGACGAACAGGAGAATCGAACGAACGTAGAGGAAGTGGTCTTACGCACCACGCTGCAAGTAGGGATCTTTGACTTTGTCATGCTGGATTATCGGCCGGGGAGGACTGGGGTTGACAGTTCGAAATCTATGGGGAGCGCCGCTGGCAAAAAGTCGATGAAAGTTTCGCCCTTTACACGGGAGCAGATATTGCATGAGGTTCAGCCCCTGCTGGTGGAAATCGTACGGGAGAGGCTGGACAAGTTGGAAACGTCGCCGCTGATCAATTACCAGTTTACCTTTCAAGGAACCTTCGCGACGACAGACGGGCTTGTGGAATTAACGGTGCTGGAAACGGTATATGAAGCGAAAAAGCGACAGCTTTTGGAGCGAATTCAGTCCTATATCGAGAAAAAACTGGAGAAGGGCTCTTACCCGACAAAGCCGCTGGAAACCTTCTTTTTGGCGCGTCATCTGCTGGATCCGTATTTGTTCCCCGAACCGGAAGCTGCAAAGACGATCGCTTTATTTGACCGGATTCAGGAGTTGAATAAAGAACGGGCCCAGGCTCTCGCGGAGCATCGAAGAGATATTATTAGGGCTTTGACGGACTGGGCCGAGGATGTATTCCTGCCACGTTACTATGACGTCACCCGTTCCGAATACAGGTCCAACGAATATGTGCTCAAGCCGGATGCTGTTCTTGAGAATAAGGATGAGCCGAATCAACCTATTGACCTTCTGTTATACGGCGCCGTAATGATTATTCGTTATGAGCCGAACTACAGCAAATCTAGGGGGCAGACTTTCCTGGAGCTGGCGGAGCAGCTTGGCAGTGGCAAAGCCTCACGTATGTTGAAGGAGGGCAGCGACAGCTTCTCGCACGATGAAGTGAATATGCGCCATGAGTTGGTTGAATGCAAGGCTAACGATGTTTTTTCCCTCTTCACCATCACGATTCGCAAGGAAGAAGCCGGGGCGTATGAGCGGGCGATTTCGTTTATTCTCTCCCTGCTTCGAAAGGGCTTCCCAAAAAGCTACAAAATCAAGTTAAAATCCAGTGTAAGAGAGTATTTGCCCATCAAGGGGCTAGCCAAATCAGACACGCACCGTTTGTTTGCGAATGCGCTGGCTTATTCCGAGCTGCATCCGTTATTGGAGGAATATGCTCGTGAGGCGATGGTAGAATTTGAATGGTATGAAGATACGGAGGACGAAAAAAGCGTCATGCCGGGCAGTTATGCTGTGTTCGGGCTGGGGCTTTCGTCCGAGCGTTATTTTCCGCTTGTTGAAGCTTACATGGACCTTGTGGATGATGAGCATCAACTGGTGCATGACAAGTTCACAGCCGTTTTTGCCGAAACCTATGGCATAACGGAACGCTCGATTCCTACCTTGATCGTCTGCCTGCTGCGATCCCACGATTCGCTAAAGCTGAAGATTCAGTCGGAGCTGGAAAGCGAAGACAAGCTGTTGCTATTAATGCAGCAAATAGAGACTCTGTCGGATGATGAGGCTGAGCGGGTACTGTACCCGATCTGGGGCAAGTTGGAGAAGCTGGCTGCATTGGCTCGCAAGGCGCAGGAACCGCGCAAGGAGCTGCTGCTTCGTCTGCTAAAGGCAGCGGGCATAGACTGA